A window from Citrus sinensis cultivar Valencia sweet orange chromosome 3, DVS_A1.0, whole genome shotgun sequence encodes these proteins:
- the LOC102612274 gene encoding uncharacterized protein LOC102612274 has translation MSGNSKEKVSLNLHDLPRDLGLRTVISKLDPNIQDEVWRAYLQMGPFQPQSHDFPTRLLGEKSRRFVRSWFDNYPDWLEYSIVKEAAFCLYCYVFREENGSQGAGPCFTGEVFRNWKKKEMLRQHVGGVNSAHNIARRRCESLMNQKAHRQGLAFRGNNESQSSDNRGNFLKLLQFLADHNEEIKGVIFNNAPANLQMTSPDIQKQIISVCSAETSRAIIKEIGDSLFSVMIDESRDISTKDQMAIVLRYVDKRGHMVERFIGIEHVIDTKAISLKASLDTVFARHGLSMSSMRGKDMMVLLALVSVAKKHQEVNDLFSLVPKVINIVAALSKRYEILKETRAIAVIEALKTGELKSGQGMNQEITLKRSGYTRWSSHYGTLISIITMFSSIIDVLEIIANDASNSEQRFEANSTLKFMQTFDFVFTLYLMKNILGFANELSQALQRKDQYIVNSMKLVSICKLGLQRMREHGWNSLLSQVSSFCEKHFISVPVMENMFLTPRKSRCRAQEITNMHHYRIDLFCAILDMQLQELNSRFNEVNTELLLCLDCLCPKDSFAAFNKEKLLRLAQLYPKDFSQVDLMALDTQLDVYIMDMQSSVEFSELNGISDLAQKMVETNKHKVFSLVYLLVTLALLLPVATATVEIVFSTMNYVKNRLRSRMGDEWLIT, from the exons ATGAGTGgcaattcaaaagaaaaagttagtCTTAATTTGCATGATCTTCCCAGGGATCTTGGTTTACGAACAGTAATTTCAAAGTTAGATCCTAATATTCAAGATGAAGTTTGGAGAGCTTATTTGCAAATGGGTCCTTTTCAACCTCAGAGCCATGATTTTCCTACTAGGTTATTAGGAGAAAAATCACGACGATTTGTCCGGAGTTGGTTTGATAATTATCCTGATTGGTTAGAATATAGTATAGTAAAGGAGGCAGCTTTTTGTCTTTATTGTTATGTTTTCAGAGAAGAAAATGGTAGTCAAGGGGCTGGTCCATGCTTTACTGGTGAAGTGTTtagaaattggaagaaaaaagaaatgctgAGACAACATGTTGGTGGTGTAAATAGTGCTCATAATATAGCTAGGCGTCGTTGTGAATCATTGATGAATCAAAAGGCACAT AGACAAGGCCTTGCATTTCGTGGTAATAATGAATCTCAAAGCTCAGATAATAGAGGAAACTTTCTTAAGCTTTTACAATTTCTTGCTGATCACAATGAGGAAATTAAAGGTGTTATTTTCAACAATGCTCCAGCAAATCTCCAAATGACATCCCCTGAtattcaaaaacaaattataagtGTTTGTTCAGCTGAAACTTCTAGAGCCATCATTAAAGAAATTGGCGActctttattttctgttatGATTGATGAATCTCGTGACATATCCACAAAAGATCAAATGGCAATTGTGTTGCGTTATGTGGATAAAAGAGGACATATGGTTGAACGTTTTATTGGTATTGAACATGTTATTGATACTAAAGCTATCTCTCTCAAAGCATCACTCGACACAGTATTTGCTAGACATGGATTAAGCATGTCTAGTATGCGTGGCAAGGATATGATGGTGCTA TTGGCCCTTGTTTCTGTGGCAAAAAAGCACCAAGAAGTTAATGATCTGTTCAGTTTAGTTCCTAAAGTTATTAACATTGTTGCAGCCTTGTCTAAACGATATGAAATCCTTAAAGAGACGCGTGCTATTGCAGTTATTGAAGCACTTAAAACGGGCGAGCTTAAAAGCGGACAAGGCATGAATCAAGAGATTACTTTAAAGCGTTCTGGCTACACACGGTGGAGCTCACATTACGGTACATTAATAAGCATTATTACCATGTTCTCATCCATAATTGATGTGCTTGAGATTATTGCAAATGATGCATCAAATTCTGAGCAAAGATTTGAAGCAAATTCAACCTTGAAGTTCATGCaaacatttgattttgtgtttactttatacttgatgaaaaatattcttggTTTTGCAAATGAATTGTCACAAGCATTACAAAGGAAAGATCAATATATTGTGAATTCCATGAAATTAGTTAGCATTTGCAAACTAGGTCTACAGAGGATGAGGGAACATGGATGGAATTCTTTGCTTAGTcaagtttcttcattttgtgagAAGCATTTTATTAGTGTTCCTGTCATGGAAAATATGTTTCTGACTCCTCGAAAATCAAGGTGTAGAGCGCAAGAGATCACAAATATGCATCATTATCGCATTGACCTATTTTGTGCTATTTTGGATATGCAACTTCAAGAGTTAAACAGTCGTTTTAATGAGGTAAACACTGAATTACTTCTTTGCTTGGATTGTTTATGTCCAAAAGATTCATTTGCAGCTTTCAATAAAGAAAAGTTATTGCGTCTTGCTCAACTTTAtccaaaagatttttctcaaGTTGATCTCATGGCACTAGATACTCAACTTGATGTTTACATAATGGATATGCAGTCTAGTGTTGAGTTTTCAGAATTAAATGGGATTAGTGATCTTGCACAGAAAATGGTTGAGACTAACAAGCACAAGGTGTTTTCATTGGTCTATTTATTAGTCACATTAGCATTACTTCTACCAGTTGCCACTGCCACTGttgaaatagttttttcaACAATGAATTATGTGAAGAATCGACTACGAAGTCGAATGGGAGATGAATGGTTGATAACCTAG